The following proteins come from a genomic window of Micromonospora echinofusca:
- a CDS encoding alpha-hydroxy acid oxidase, with product MSKSARMSTLIKPPKVAWNPTDRRLLRAAGIADLRAVARRAVPRMVFDYCDGAADSERSLSRARETFANIEFQPSVLRDVSKLDTSRTVLGKRQKLPFALAPVGFNRVMHAEGEPAVASVAQQFGVPYSVSTLATTSLADVAAAAPEGRHWFQLYFAEDRAMVKELLALAEEARFDTILLTLDTPISVPRRRDIRNGLTIPPSMSVATFAEACLHPGWWVRQFRAGAPSPQVLKATGGSASDMIKRVFNPRLSIEDVEWLRGAWSGKLVAKGVQSVADAKRVAAVGVDGVWLSTHGGRKLDRAPVPVELLPHVVDEVGDRVEVLVDTGITSGADIVAAIALGASAAVVGRAYQYGLMAGGRRGVVRAMEILSREIEITMKLLGVGSMDELNRSHIKFR from the coding sequence ATGAGCAAGTCCGCTCGGATGAGCACCCTGATCAAGCCGCCCAAGGTGGCGTGGAACCCGACGGATCGCCGGCTGCTGCGCGCGGCGGGCATCGCCGACCTGCGCGCCGTCGCCCGCCGGGCCGTGCCGCGGATGGTGTTCGACTACTGCGACGGGGCGGCGGACAGCGAGCGCAGCCTCAGCCGCGCGCGGGAGACCTTCGCGAACATCGAGTTCCAGCCGTCGGTTCTGCGCGACGTGTCCAAACTGGACACCAGCCGTACGGTGCTGGGAAAGCGGCAGAAGCTGCCGTTCGCCCTGGCGCCCGTCGGGTTCAACCGGGTGATGCACGCCGAGGGCGAGCCGGCGGTCGCCTCGGTCGCGCAGCAGTTCGGTGTGCCGTACTCGGTCTCCACCCTCGCCACCACGTCGCTGGCGGACGTCGCCGCCGCCGCGCCGGAGGGCCGGCACTGGTTCCAGCTGTACTTCGCCGAGGACCGGGCGATGGTCAAGGAGCTGCTCGCGCTCGCGGAGGAGGCCAGGTTCGACACGATCCTGCTGACGCTGGACACGCCGATCTCCGTCCCGCGCCGCCGCGACATCCGCAACGGGCTCACCATCCCGCCGTCGATGAGCGTCGCCACCTTCGCCGAGGCGTGCCTGCACCCGGGTTGGTGGGTGCGGCAGTTCCGGGCGGGCGCCCCGTCGCCGCAGGTGCTGAAGGCGACCGGCGGGTCCGCGTCGGACATGATCAAACGGGTGTTCAACCCGCGGTTGTCCATCGAGGACGTCGAGTGGCTGCGCGGCGCCTGGTCGGGAAAGCTCGTCGCCAAGGGCGTGCAGAGCGTCGCGGACGCCAAGCGGGTCGCGGCCGTCGGGGTCGACGGGGTGTGGCTGTCCACGCACGGCGGGCGCAAGCTCGACCGGGCACCGGTGCCCGTCGAGCTGCTGCCGCACGTGGTCGACGAGGTCGGTGACCGGGTCGAGGTGCTCGTCGACACCGGCATCACCTCGGGCGCGGACATCGTGGCCGCGATCGCGCTGGGCGCCAGCGCCGCGGTGGTCGGTCGGGCCTACCAGTACGGCTTGATGGCCGGCGGCCGGCGCGGCGTCGTACGCGCGATGGAGATTCTCAGCCGGGAGATCGAAATCACCATGAAGCTGCTCGGGGTCGGTTCAATGGACGAGTTGAACCGTTCCCACATCAAGTTCCGCTGA
- a CDS encoding FG-GAP repeat domain-containing protein has product MIGLSYFGAYLEVFVARMSGNGHCRSFNGDGRMDIMARDDATGHLLVFPHTGSFRGSETFDKPELISTSFHPQRNHVVVRPIDVTGNGYADVIGVSMTYANATHGIFLYPNKGGLNGLDTLGEPIRISGARDDKKWETLGIADVDMDGCDDMFGREQNAGNVDAFFNQREVKQNETYDRTAHRLVTVDVNDFPLAMADITGTGRPDLLVRRANGDLDLYEFAHNTSGEGQWWQGEGRWYTLGRGWQEFAHISVTDIDLDGRPDLLAVRADGTLVVHLHNGKFAPDRPDATMSAPEVIATGWQKYSVVS; this is encoded by the coding sequence ATGATCGGACTGTCGTATTTCGGAGCATACCTGGAGGTATTTGTGGCACGCATGAGCGGGAATGGCCACTGCCGTTCATTCAACGGGGACGGGAGGATGGACATCATGGCCCGCGACGACGCCACGGGCCATCTGCTGGTCTTTCCGCACACCGGCAGCTTCCGTGGCAGCGAGACCTTCGACAAGCCGGAGTTGATCAGCACCAGCTTCCATCCGCAGCGGAACCACGTGGTGGTCCGTCCCATCGACGTCACCGGTAACGGTTATGCCGACGTCATCGGCGTCAGCATGACCTATGCGAACGCGACCCACGGCATTTTTCTCTACCCGAACAAGGGCGGGCTGAACGGCCTCGACACCCTCGGCGAGCCGATCCGCATCTCCGGCGCACGCGACGACAAGAAGTGGGAGACCCTGGGCATCGCGGACGTCGACATGGACGGCTGCGACGACATGTTCGGCCGGGAACAGAACGCGGGCAACGTCGACGCGTTCTTCAACCAGCGGGAGGTCAAGCAGAACGAGACGTACGACCGCACCGCGCACCGACTGGTGACCGTCGACGTCAACGACTTCCCGCTCGCAATGGCCGACATCACCGGCACCGGCCGCCCCGATCTGCTGGTCCGCCGTGCCAACGGCGACCTCGACCTGTACGAGTTCGCGCACAACACCTCCGGCGAGGGCCAATGGTGGCAGGGCGAGGGCCGTTGGTACACGCTCGGCCGGGGCTGGCAGGAGTTCGCGCACATCTCGGTGACCGACATCGACCTCGACGGCCGGCCGGACCTGCTGGCCGTACGCGCCGACGGCACGCTCGTGGTCCACCTGCACAACGGCAAGTTCGCCCCGGACCGGCCGGACGCGACGATGTCCGCACCGGAGGTCATCGCGACCGGTTGGCAGAAGTACTCGGTGGTGAGCTGA
- a CDS encoding ferredoxin, producing MDPLVTNGPSTADVRRDEAATSADAESQTRWRLSVDSARCVTSGFCVGSAPDHFTMEQVSRPSADVVAPDDAVVEAAECCPVEAILVLDARTGTQIAPKLVPPPTA from the coding sequence GTGGACCCACTCGTGACCAACGGGCCCAGCACCGCGGACGTGCGACGGGACGAGGCAGCGACGAGCGCGGACGCGGAGAGCCAGACCCGGTGGCGGCTGTCGGTGGACTCGGCCCGATGCGTCACCTCGGGCTTCTGCGTCGGCAGCGCGCCGGACCACTTCACGATGGAGCAGGTCTCCCGGCCGTCGGCCGACGTGGTGGCGCCGGATGACGCGGTGGTCGAGGCCGCCGAGTGCTGTCCGGTGGAGGCCATCTTGGTGCTCGACGCGCGAACCGGAACGCAGATCGCCCCGAAGCTGGTGCCGCCCCCAACCGCGTAG